One Ricinus communis isolate WT05 ecotype wild-type chromosome 7, ASM1957865v1, whole genome shotgun sequence genomic region harbors:
- the LOC8279052 gene encoding RPM1-interacting protein 4, protein MAQRSHVPKFGNWESDENVPYTAYFDKARKGRGGKMINPNDPQENLDSVSDYSDPAQGPPEGRVVSEEPTGQGAVRRAHERQSSREDGDLRQFTDSPVRHDNINRRDSAPQRYGGRGVSYGESHKRPGRQSAQSIGSDNSLEQSPLHHKAKISGRGSGAPSPAWEGKGSYESSHGTPGRSRLKPKGDESPDKGAAVPKFGEWDENNPASADGYTHIFNKVREERQIGAGKVPGMPSESPYRTSRKPTSSNSSKSCCFPWGRK, encoded by the exons ATGGCA CAACGTTCACATGTGCCAAAGTTTGGCAATTGGGAAAGTGATGAGAATGTTCCTTATACAGCTTATTTTGATAAGGCTCGAAAGGGTAGAGGTGGGAAGATGATAAATCCAAATGATCCTCAAGAGAATTTGGATTCAGTCTCTGATTATTCAGACCCAGCTCAAGGTCCTCCTGAGGGCAGAGTTGTATCAGAGGAACCTACTGGGCAGGGAGCTGTTAGACGTGCACATGAGCGTCAAAGTAGCAGGGAAGATGGTGATCTCAGACAGTTTACTGACTCTCCAGTGCGCCATGACAATATTAATCGGAGAGATTCGGCTCCTCAGCGTTACGGAGGCCGCGGAGTAAGTTATGGTGAAAGCCACAAACGACCTGGAAGACAAAGTGCACAAAGCATTGGGTCTGATAATAGCCTGGAGCAGTCCCCACTCCATCATAAGGCTAAAATTTCCGGGAGAGGTAGTGGGGCTCCATCTCCTGCTTGGGAAGGAAAAGGCTCATATGAGAGCAGCCACGGTACTCCTGGAAGATCTCGTTTGAAACCAAAAGGCGATGAAAGT CCAGATAAGGGTGCTGCTGTTCCGAAATTTGGCGAGTGGGATGAGAATAACCCTGCATCAGCTGATGGCTACACTCACATTTTCAACAAAGTGAGGGAGGAAAGGCAAATTGGGGCAGGGAAAGTACCTGGCATGCCTTCCGAGTCACCTTATAGAACTAGTCGTAAGCCAACCTCCAGCAACAGCTCTAAG agCTGCTGCTTTCCATGGGGCAGAAAATGA